TGCACACCCCTCGCCGTCGGGCACGTCCCCGGGGCCGAGCGCCACGTCCCAGCGCTGGGGGAAATGGCCAAGGAGCTCCAGAACAAGCGGTGGGCACGTCAGGAGACCACCGTGCCCCAGGCGGCTGCTCCACGCGAGCCCAGAGGTGTTCGGAGGAGGAAAGCCCCCGTACGGGGATTGTTTCTGCAGGCGTGCACGTGGCAGCGATTTGCTGTGGTGGCCGGGTCACCCACCCCGGCCCGCCGAGAGGCAGCAACCAGCGAGCGGGGCCGGGAAGCGGGACACCCGTCCGTGGCCTCCGCCGCGGCGCTGCCCCGTACTCACCCGAGAGCCACGCTAGGACGAGGCtgagctgccccagcaggagccgAGCCAGCAGCGCGGCGCAGAGCGGAGCCATCGGCGCTGCCGAAAATCTGGGCTCTAACTCCAGAAGGAAAACGAGAAGCTGCACAGGAAATGGAAACGGGCGCGTGCTGTTAACGCTTttggtgcctgcccctctgccggacggggcaggcagcaggaggccgagctgggcaggagcacagcaggacTTAACCCCTGAAACGCGTCCCGGCTTGAAGCCCCCCTGCGCTCGCCCTGATGCCCGCACAGAgccaggggctggaggggctgcgGTGGGCACGGGGTGCCCCTGGTTTCTGCAGGACAGCCCCGGCTGCAGGGAGGCTCCGACGAAGCCCTGCGTGAGGGGCAGAGCGGCCATCTGCACCTGGGGTGCGTGCGGCCTTAGGCCCCCTCTCTCCTGCTGCCCCGTGCCGGTGGATGTGGCAGTGCCGCCCATCTGTGGGCTGGCATCGCTGGTGAGGAACAATCTCATGATGGCACAAACACCCAGGGAGTGGGAACCCTCTGGGCTTGCGCAGGGCTACGTAGAGGAGCACGGCCAGAGGCAAAACCCAAACCGCTTCCTTCCCCTTCGGCACGGAGGGTTTCCAGGGCCCCACCAAGTTGAGCCACACCGAGCCGCACCTTGGAGGGGGACGAAGCCACTCGCCATGGCTCCGCTGACACAGGCGCTGCCTCTTGCCTGCCTgatgctgctcctgctctgcagtgccCCGGGTGAgtgcacagccctgcacagccccagcgcCTTTGCCAGGGCATGCTccccgctgctgctggcagagcgACCCTTCCCTGAACCCACAGGTATCTGGggctcttccctcccctcttccaGCTTGCTTTCATCCCCAGCTCAAAACTTTGCTTTATTTGAGCATGTCCAGGCCCCCTGCCCTCTGCATCCCGCGGTGCAGCCCGGGGGCAGGCACTGGCTCACAGCGCCTTCTGCCCTGGGGGGCAAGGGACAGCTTTGTGCTGGGGGTCGGGTGAGGCCCCATGCTGCGCCCTGGCTCCAGGGCCCCTCACCAGCCCCAAACCCTCCTCTCGCTGTCCCCAGGTGTGGGTGCCCAGGCAGATCAGGGCTTCGAGCTGCGACAGCCCCAGAAGAAGATGTCGGTGATCGCAGGGGAGACGCTGACCCTGACCTGCACCGTGACTGAAGGGGGTCCCCTCGGCGCCGTGAGGTGGCTGAAGGGCTGGGGCAGCGGCAATGAGACCATTTATGACCAGAAAGAACCCTTCTCATTCCGTGGGACGATGGCAGTGGATGTGTCCAACACAGACTTCACCATCCTCATCAGGGACATTCGCCCCGAGGATGCCGGCACCTATTACTGTGTGAAGTTTCGCAAAACAGCCACCGGTGAAGAGTTGTATCGGCGTGGCGAGGGCACGGTGGTGTCGGTGCAGGGTGAGTGGGGCTCTggtgcagctcccagcaggagccagccctgccGGGTCAGCCCCCGTCCTGTCCTgtgggctctgctctggggcAAGCGGGGCCGAGGCAGGGGCTCAGGAGCCAGCCCAAGGAGAGGGCTCCAGGGCCAGGGGTGCAGAGCCTGGCTGATGGACCGCGCTTCTCCCACAGCCAGACCCTCCAACCCGACTGTGTACAGGCCCACCCGCCGAGTGGAGCTGGGGAAGACGGTGTCCATCACCTGCAAGACTGGGGGGTTCTTCCCCAGTGACATCCATGTGAAGTGGTTCAAGGACAGGGCTCCGATTCAGTCTCAGCCGATCCTCATCACCCCTGGGCCATCGAACTTCACCTACAACATGTCCAGCACTGTGAAGTTGACGCTGCAGAAGGACGACATCCGCTCAGAGCTCACCTGCGAGGTGCGGCATGCCACGCTGACGGCCCCGCTGACGAGGAGATACCGGCTGGGCCACATCCTGCGAGGTGAGGGCTCGGTGGGGACTGGTGCTcacggccccggggctgggacagggcccccgcgggcacggggccgggggaCGCCGGCTCCAACCGCTGCTTCTCTTCCCAGTTCCCCCCAGCGTGGTCGTGGCTCAGTTTCCGGACCCCGTGGGGCTGAACAAGACGGTGAACTTCACCTGCGACATGCAGGGGTTCTACCCGGGAAGCGTGACCGTGACCTGGCTGGAAAATGGGATGGAGATGAACACagggagccccccccggccgaCGGAGACCCCCGAGGGCTTGTTCAAGCTGAGGAGCACGGTGCAGGTGCAAGCCGTGCAGGAGAAGAACATCTCCGTGTTCACCTGCCGGGTGGTGCACGAGGGCCAGGACCCCATCAGCAGGAGGGCCGTGCTGTGGGTCGCTGCCTCAGACCAGCAGGGACCCAGCTCGGAAGGTAACGGCacccgggggctggggggctgcgtTCCCCATGCACCGCGCTCACTCCCGTGCTCCTGCAGGTGCCCATCTCCTGTCCAGCCCCGGCCTGTGGCTCGGCATGCTGCTTGAGAAGGCGATCCTCAGCCTcgtcctcttcttcctcttcaagcACTGGCAGGCCTGAGGAGGGGCCAGCGCGGCACAGCGAGGCCACCGAGACGGGAGCGACGCAGGAGAGCGTTGTCAGAGCTCCGTCACCTCCGAGCTGAGCACGCCAAGCTTGGGCTGGCGGTGCTGCACAAGCAGACCCGCTGCTTCTTTTGGGGGCCCTGCACCACcgcccctgctgcctccccccgcTGCCTCCTCGGCCCCCGGCAGGGTCCCGTCCCTTGGCAGCTCCCTGGGCCGGGGGTCCCGTTCCCCCCtggctgtccccatcccctcgcTGCGCTGCTCCACACGTGGTTATCGCCATCAATACAAATCCTTGCAAAAATCACCCTCACGGCAGCTTCCTACTGGGACGGCCATGCCACAGCCGCACGGACGCCGCTCACCACGATGCACAgcccccctgcagcagctgctgctcgcCCAGCGCCTGCCCTGGCCCTGGGGCCGCGGCATCCCCGGGGCTCCCGGCCAAATGTTCACGTGCCCAGCAGCTCGCCCACGTTGGGGCATTGGGGCTGGGTGCTCTGCCCCGTACCCACACCTCGCTCCTACCTGGTGGGGCAGCCTCGGGGTCTCTGCATCCCGGCCTTCGctgctgggggaaaggagggctGTTAGAGCGAGGGCCAGCCAGCCGCCCTCCCCACCGCGCCCACGGCAGACAGCACACGGGGACAGTACAGAAGGGCACGATTTCTCTCCCGAACTTCAGCTAGACTCCGCAGCACACAGCTGCATGGCACCCATACTGGACGTGTAGGAGAGGGCCAGCATGCTCTGAGTGCCCGGGCTGGCCTCAGACCCTGCGGGGACTGGGGCACAAAACACCAGCCGGCCACGGACACAAGGGATGCAATGCAGCGCAGCGAGGCACCGGTGAATGAAGGATCTTTTCTGGGCAAAATTAGTGCTCTGGggggagcagaaagcaggaggcaggggcGTGAGGCTGTTTGCTCGCCTTCAGGgtgcagaggaaggaggtggGGGTACCAACCTGGGGGTCCCGGGGCTCCCTGCACAGCACGGGACACGGATGGGTGAGCAGCCGCCTGCGGGTGCCCCGGCTGCACCCTGGCTCTGTCCCTCACCCCGCCGCTTCTTGTGGTACACGCAGAAGGTGAGGATGAAGataaggaggaggaagaagaacaCGGCAGCTGCAACCTCCACGCTGGGAAATGGAGAAGTCTCTGTGAAGACACAAGGCGGAGCGGGGAGAGGGTGGTGGGCGCGGGGCAGCGTGGGCCTGGccgcaggcagggctggggccaaGCTGGGGCGCTCACAGTGGGGTcgtgctgggctgggagccccACTCACCCTGCACCGACACCACCGTGCCCTCGCCACGCCGATACAACTCATCACCGGTGTCCCTTTTGCGAAACTTCACACAGTAATAGGTGCCGGCATCCTCGGGGCGGACGTCCCTGATGAGGATGGTGAAGTCTGTGTTGGAGCCATTCACTGCCCTCGTCCCGCGGGATGAGGAGGGTTCTTTCTGGTCATAAATGGTCTCATTGCCACTGCCCCAGCCCTTCAGCCACCTCACGGGGCCAACGGGACGCCCTGCAGACACGGTGCAGGTCAGGGTCAGCGTCTCCGCCACCATCACCGACACCTCCTTCTGGGGCTGTCGCAGCTGGAAGCTCGGATCTGCCTGGGCACCCGCacctggggacagcgacagcacagcagggcctgAGCTCCCGAAGGAGGCGGGAGCTTGCTCTGTTCCCCCTGCCCGGCACAGGCACAGCACCCACAGCTTGCTCAGCGCTTTAGCTGAGAAATAGTGCAGGATGGGGGGGAGAAAGCAGCACTAAACGGGAGTGGTGGAAGCCACCTTCAAAACGGGCAAGGGGAGAGATTCCTTCCCGCTGTGCCATTGATGCCAGGCGCCAGAGCTGCAGCGGGAGACGGGGGAATTCCAGGCAGGAAAAACTCTCAAGTGGTGCGAAACTTGTGCAACAGGAGCCCGGCTCCCGTCCCTTGGTCCCTCCTGCCCAAAGCCTCCGGCTACCTTTCCACACGGGCTCCCCCGGGGCAGCAAAGCACAGCGCCCGGCTCCTTGCACACCCCTCGCCGTCGGGCACGTCCCCGGGGCCGAGCGCCACGTCCCAGCGCTGGGGGAAATGGCCAAGGAGCTCCAGAACAAGCGGTGGGCACGTCAGGAGACCACCGTGCCCCAGGCGGCTGCTCCACGCGAGCCCAGAGGTGTTCGGAGGAGGAAAGCCCCCGTACGGGGATTGTTTCTGCAGGCGTGCACGTGGCAGCGATTTGCTGTGGTGGCCGGGTCACCCACCCCGGCCCGCCGAGAGGCAGCAACCAGCGAGCGGGGCCGGGAAGCGGGACACCCGTCCGTGGCCTCCGCCGCGGCGCTGCCCCGTACTCACCCGAGAGCCACGCTAGGACGAGGCtgagctgccccagcaggagccgAGCCAGCAGCGCGGCGCAGAGCGGAGCCATCGGCGCTGCCGAAAATCTGGGCTCTAACTCCAGAAGGAAAACGAGAAGCTGCACAGGAAATGGAAACGGGCGCGTGCTGTTAACGCTTttggtgcctgcccctctgccggacggggcaggcagcaggaggccgagctgggcaggagcacagcaggacTTAACCCCTGAAACGCGTCCCGGCTTGAAGCCCCCCTGCGCTCGCCCTGATGCCCGCACAGAgccaggggctggaggggctgcgGTGGGCACGGGGTGCCCCTGGTTTCTGCAGGACAGCCCCGGCTGCAGGGAGGCTCCGACGAAGCCCTGCGTGAGGGGCAGAGCGGCCATCTGCACCTGGGGTGCGTGCGGCCTTAGGCCCCCTCTCTCCTGCTGCCCCGTGCCGGTGGATGTGGCAGTGCCGCCCATCTGTGGGCTGGCATCGCTGGTGAGGAACAATCTCATGATGGCACAAACACCCAGGGAGTGGGAACCCTCTGGGCTTGCGCAGGGCTACGTAGAGGAGCACGGCCAGAGGCAAAACCCAAACCGCTTCCTTCCCCTTCGGCACGGAGGGTTTCCAGGGCCCCACCAAGTTGAGCCACACCGAGCCGCACCTTGGAGGGGGACGAAGCCACTCGCCATGGCTCCGCTGACACAGGCGCTGCCTCTTGCCTGCCTgatgctgctcctgctctgcagtgccCCGGGTGAgtgcacagccctgcacagccccagcgcCTTTGCCAGGGCATGCTccccgctgctgctggcagagcgACCCTTCCCTGAACCCACAGGTATCTGGggctcttccctcccctcttccaGCTTGCTTTCATCCCCAGCTCAAAACTTTGCTTTATTTGAGCATGTCCAGGCCCCCTGCCCTCTGCATCCCGCGGTGCAGCCCGGGGGCAGGCACTGGTTCACAGCGCCTTCTGCCCTGGGGGGCAAGGGACAGCTTTGTGCTGGGGGTCGGGTGAGGCCCCATGCTGCGCCCTGGCTCCAGGGCCCCTCACCAGCCCCAAACCCTCCTCTCGCTGTCCCCAGGTGTGGGTGCCCAGGCAGATCAGGGCTTCGAGCTGCGACAGCCCCAGAAGGAGATGTCGGTGATCGCAGGGGAGACGCTGACCCTGACCTGCACTGTGACTGAAGGGGGTCCCCTCGGCGCCGTGAGGTGGCTGAAGGGCTGGGGCAGTGGCAATGAGACCATTTATGGTCAAAAAGAACCCTTCTCATTCCGTGGGACGAGGGCAGTGGAAGAGTCCAACACAGACTTCACCATCCTCATCAGGGACGTTCGCCCCGAGGATGCCGGCACCTATTACTGTGTGAAGTTTCGCAGAACAGCCACCGGTGAAGAGTTGTATCGGCGTGGCGAGGGCACGGTGGTGTCGGTGCAGGGTGAGTGGGGCTCTggtgcagctcccagcaggagccagccctgccGGGTCAGCCCCCGTCCTGTCCTgtgggctctgctctggggcAAGCGGGGCCGAGGCAGGGGCTCAGGAGCCGGCCCAAGGAGAGGGCTCCGGGGCCAGGGGTGCAGAGCCTGGCTGATGGACCCGCGCTTCTCCCACAGCCAGACCCTCCAACCCGACTGTGTCTGGGCCCAGCCGCCGAGTGGAGCCGGGGAAGACGGCATCCTTCACCTGCAAGACCGGGGGGTTCTTCCCCAGTGACATCCGTGTGAGGTGGCGCAAGGGGAGAGCCACAATTCAGAATCAGGTGACCCACGTCACCCCTGGGCCATCGAACTTCACCTACAACATGTCCAGCACCGTGAATCTGATGCTGCAGAAGGACGACATCCGCTCAGAGCTCACCTGCGAGGTGCGGCATGTCACGCTGACGGCCCCGCTGAACAGGAGTTACCATCTGAGCCACATCCTGCGAGGTGAGGGCTCGGTGGGGACCGGTGCTcacggccccggggctgggacagggcccccgcgggcacggggccgggggaCGCCGGCTCCAGCCGCTGCTTCTCTTCCCAGTTCCCCCCAGCGTGGTCGTGGCTCAGTTTCCGGACCCCGTGGGGCTGAACAAGATGGTGAACTTCACCTGCGACGTGCAGGGGTTCTACCCGGGAAGCGTGACCGTTCTCTGGCTGGAGAATGGGATGGAGATGAACAcggggagccccccccggccgaCGGAGACCCCCGAGGGCTTGTTCGAGCTGAGGAGCACAGTGGCAGTGCAAGCCGTGCAGGAGAAGAACGGCTCCGTGTTCACCTGCCGGGTGGTGCACGAGGGCCAGGACCCCATCAGCAGCAGGGCCACGCTGCGTGTCGCTGCCTCATACCAGAAGGAATCCAACTCCCCCAACCCAAACGGTGCGTGAGAGCCAGTGCGATGTGGCCCCTGAGGGGAAGGGTGTGGGATGTCACCCCCCTGGGAGAGCTCGAAGTCCCACCAGAATACGGTCCAAGGACATGAGGTCTTTGTGTCCTtggggggatgctgctgggaacCCAAATGTTGTCCTTACTGCTTAGAGCGTCTCTGCACCGACCCCAGCTGCAAGGCTGCAGGGGCTCGTGTTGCCAACCCAGCTCGGAAGGTAACGGCAcccgggggctgtggggctgtggggctgcgtTCCCCATGCCCCGTGCTCACTCCCGTGCTCCTGCAGGTGCCCATCTCCTCTCCAGCCCCGGCCTGTGGCTCGGCATGCTGCTTGAGAAGGCGATCCTCAGCCTcgtcctcttcttcctcttcaagcGCTGGCAGGCCTGAGGAGtggccagcacagcacagcgAGGCCACCGAGACGGGAGCGACGCAGGAGAGCGTTGTCAGAGCTCCGTCACCTTCGAGCTGAGCACGCCAAGCTCGGGCCAGCGGCACTGGGCAAGCAGACCCACTGCTTCTTTTGGGGGCCCGGTACCACcacccctgctgcctccccatgCTGCCTCCTCGGCCCCCAGAGAGGCTGCATCCCTTGGCATCTCCCTGCACCAAGGGTCTCAGTCTCCCCTGGCTGTCCCCATACCCCCCagctgtccccgtcccccccccccggctctccCCATCCCCTCGCTGCATTGCTCCGCACGTGGTTATTGCCATCAATACAAATCGTTCCAAAAAGCACCCTCACGGCACCTTCCTCCGGGACAGCACATTCCAGACAGGGCCAGTTCCAGGCTGGGACCCCCCTGACCCCCACAGGTCCCGCCTGGGCTCCTCGGCCTCggcctcttcttcctccccgGGGGGAAGGGGCTGCGCTGCGCTGCCTGCGTGGGGAACGTGGGCACGGCTCAGCACGGGGcagcacggctcggcacggcacggggcgGCACAGCTCGGCATGGggcagcacagcatggcacaggTCAGCATGGCACGGCTTGGTTCGGCACGGAACGGGGAAGCAgagctcggcacggctcggcacgggtCAGGACGGCTCAGCTCGGCACGGCATCGCTCAGCAgagctcggctcggctcggctcggcacaACGCGGCGCGGGGAAGCAGAGCTCGGCACGGCTcagcacggctcggctcggctcggctcggcgctCCGCCGGTCCGCCGGGGGGTGCTGTTGTCGGGGCGGGGCGCTCGGCTTCGTTTCCCAGCCGGAGGGCTTTGCgaaccgggccgggccgggccgggccgcgccgtGCCGGGGCGGGTCCCGGCAGCGCGGTAAGATGGCGGCCAGGGAGGAGGCGCTGCGGGAGTTCGTGGCCGTGACGGGCGCCGAGGAGGAGCGGGCCCGGTTCTTCCTCGAGTCGGCCGGCTGGGATCTGCAGGTAGCCCCGGCGGCTCGCGGGGCTCGGGCTTCGCCTCACGCCGAGCCCCGGGCCCGCAGAGGCGGCGGGCCGCGGCCCGGTCACCTCGGGGCTCGCTGAAGGGTCCCCGCTGAAGGGAGGGCTCGGCCGCCGCTCCCCGACCCCCTTGTGGCTTCCCAGCCtctctccccgccccccccctcgGCCCCACGGAGCCCCGGTCCGCACCCATGGGTGCCGCGAGGCCGCTGTTTCGGGACAGGAACGTGCCATGGTGGTGGCTGCCCTCACGTTAACAAAGCCAAACGGGAGCTGGCTTTGCCAGGACTTCCAAAGGCACAAATCCCATAAAACGGCTTTAGTGTCGATGTCCCTCAAGAGATCCAACGTGACAGAAGCTTCGgctgtgttgtgtgtgtgtgtgtgtgtgtgtgtttgaggtACCGCTCTGGAAGGGTTGCTGTCATCCTGGAAAACTCCCGTGGTGTTTCTCTGCAGATCGCGCTCGCCAGTTTCTACGAGGACGGGGGCGATGAGGACATCCTGACTCTTCCCCAGCCGACACCCAGCTCCGTATCCAGAGGCACTGCAGCCAGGTGAGGGGAGAGCTTCAGCTCAGACTGATGTGTTTACCAAGGCCTCGTAAGCCTCACAGTGAACATTAATCCCATCAAAACCCATGCTCTGTCTAAAGCACGGGTGCTAGCTGTTTATTCAGAAAATCTGCAGTGCTTTTAGATTTGGTTCAGTTTATATGACTCTAGAAATTGTGAAAATATCCACATTTGTACATCACAAGCACAGGTATTATTCCACAACTGATGTATAGACCAGTTAGAATAATTCGCTTCATTGCTCAGGAAAACCTTGATTTGTGTTTTGAGGTTAGAAGACAATCAGGCAGTTGGTAACACTTGCATTTAAGCAGGTTGTATATCCACAGGAAAAATACACTCTAATTTTGTGTTGTACCTTATCTAACCAGGTtaagcattttataaaataagttaaataatTTGTCCTTACCAAATTCCTGAGCTAGGAATTCTCAGACTGAATTTCTCAGCCTCTCAGG
This genomic window from Cygnus olor isolate bCygOlo1 chromosome 16, bCygOlo1.pri.v2, whole genome shotgun sequence contains:
- the LOC121079220 gene encoding signal-regulatory protein beta-1-like isoform X1, which encodes MAPLTQALPLACLMLLLLCSAPGVGAQADQGFELRQPQKKMSVIAGETLTLTCTVTEGGPLGAVRWLKGWGSGNETIYDQKEPFSFRGTMAVDVSNTDFTILIRDIRPEDAGTYYCVKFRKTATGEELYRRGEGTVVSVQARPSNPTVYRPTRRVELGKTVSITCKTGGFFPSDIHVKWFKDRAPIQSQPILITPGPSNFTYNMSSTVKLTLQKDDIRSELTCEVRHATLTAPLTRRYRLGHILRVPPSVVVAQFPDPVGLNKTVNFTCDMQGFYPGSVTVTWLENGMEMNTGSPPRPTETPEGLFKLRSTVQVQAVQEKNISVFTCRVVHEGQDPISRRAVLWVAASDQQGPSSEGNGTRGLWGCGAAFPMPRAHSRAPAGAHLLSSPGLWLGMLLEKAILSLVLFFLFKRWQA
- the LOC121079220 gene encoding signal-regulatory protein beta-1-like isoform X2 gives rise to the protein MAPLTQALPLACLMLLLLCSAPGVGAQADQGFELRQPQKKMSVIAGETLTLTCTVTEGGPLGAVRWLKGWGSGNETIYDQKEPFSFRGTMAVDVSNTDFTILIRDIRPEDAGTYYCVKFRKTATGEELYRRGEGTVVSVQARPSNPTVYRPTRRVELGKTVSITCKTGGFFPSDIHVKWFKDRAPIQSQPILITPGPSNFTYNMSSTVKLTLQKDDIRSELTCEVRHATLTAPLTRRYRLGHILRVPPSVVVAQFPDPVGLNKTVNFTCDMQGFYPGSVTVTWLENGMEMNTGSPPRPTETPEGLFKLRSTVQVQAVQEKNISVFTCRVVHEGQDPISRRAVLWVAASDQQGPSSEGAHLLSSPGLWLGMLLEKAILSLVLFFLFKHWQA